Proteins encoded by one window of Vitis vinifera cultivar Pinot Noir 40024 chromosome 10, ASM3070453v1:
- the LOC100266871 gene encoding putative lipase C4A8.10 isoform X3 — protein MATASLIHARCCYSPRLRLKNGGHGHGHVGSSSHSSSSSSSSPPSSSDSCSSFNHRQGLTFSGINSTWKHKSLRAQAMSTTQGNAASPRGFMHGKYEPDHLLVLVHGILASPSDWTYAEAELKKRLGRNFLIYVSSSNTYTKTFGGIDGAGKRLADEVTQVVQKTQSLKRISFLAHSLGGLFARYAIAVLYTPNTSSISQSDDLKNSKKENSQSSCSSRRGMIAGLEPINFITLATPHLGVRGKKQLPFLLGVPILEKIAAPIAPIFAGRTGSQLFLTDGKPNKPPLLLRMASNCEDGKFIAALGAFSCRILYANVSYDHMVGWRTSSIRRETELVKPPRRSLDGYKHVVDVEYCPPVLSDGPHFPPEAAKAKEAAQNAPSTQSTVEYHEILEVSVCQQRK, from the exons atggCAACGGCGTCTCTTATTCACGCTCGTTGCTGTTACTCTCCGAGGCTTCGTCTAAAAAATGGAGGGCATGGACATGGACATGTAGGATCCTCctctcattcttcttcttcgtcATCCTCTTCGCCTCCTTCCTCTTCGGATTCTTGTTCCTCCTTTAATCATCGTCAGGGTTTGACCTTCTCTg GCATAAACAGTACTTGGAAGCATAAAAGCCTCAGAGCTCAAGCTATGAGTACCACTCAAGGGAATGCTGCATCACCCAGGGGCTTTATGCATGGGAAGTATGAACCTGATCATCTCCTTGTCCTTGTTCATGGCATCTTGGCTAG CCCAAGTGATTGGACATATGCAGAAGCAGAGTTGAAAAAGCGTCTGGGAAGAAACTTTTTAATTTATG TAAGTTCATCTAATACTTACACTAAAACCTTCGGTGGGATTGATGGAGCTGGAAAACGATTAGCGGATGAA GTTACGCAAGTTGTGCAAAAGACACAGAGCTTAAAAAGGATCTCCTTTTTAGCCCATTCCCTTGGTGGTTTGTTTGCAAGATATGCAATTGCTGTCCTGTATACACCAAACACTTCAAGCATTAGTCAATCTGATGATCTTAAGAATTCTAAGAAAGAAAATTCACAATCATCATGCTCTTCAAGACGAGGTATGATTGCTGGATTGGAGCCAATCAATTTTATTACCTTGGCAACTCCACATCTAGGGGTGAGAGGGAAAAAGCAG CTTCCATTTCTACTGGGGGTTCCCATCTTAGAAAAAATTGCTGCACCAATTGCTCCTATTTTTGCTGGTCGAACTGGAAGTCAGCTATTTCTCACTGATGGTAAACCCAACAAACCACCTCTTCTTCTGAGGATGGCATCCAACTGTGAAGATGGAAAATTTAT AGCTGCTCTGGGCGCATTTAGCTGTCGCATTCTTTATGCTAATGTCTCTTACGATC ATATGGTTGGATGGCGCACATCCTCTATTCGTAGGGAGACAGAACTTGTTAAG CCCCCTCGCCGTTCTTTGGATGGTTACAAGCATGTTGTAGATGTGGAGTATTGTCCACCAGTTTTGTCTGATGGTCCCCATTTTCCTCCAGAAGCAGCCAAAGCAAAGGAGGCAGCACAAAATGCTCCCAGCACACAAAGTACAGTAGAATatcatgaaattttggaag TTTCAGTTTGCCAACAGAGGAAATGA
- the LOC100244643 gene encoding 14-3-3-like protein D isoform X2, translating to MASSKDRDTFVYVAKLAEQAERYDEMVDSMKKVAKLDVELTVEERNLLSVGFKNVIGARRASWRILSSIEQKEEAKGNDQNAKRIKEYRQKVESELSGICSEIMTVIDEHLIPSSSAGESTVFYYKMKGDYYRYLAEFKSGNEKKEAADQSLKAYQTASTTAEADLSPTHPIRLGLALNFSVFYYEIMNSPERACHLAKQAFDEAISELDTLNEESYKDSTLIMQLLRDNLTLWTTDIPGDDEESWKLETSARAGGNENAE from the exons ATGGCATCCTCCAAAGACCGCGACACCTTCGTCTACGTCGCCAAGCTCGCCGAGCAAGCCGAGCGCTATGACG aaaTGGTGGATTCCATGAAGAAAGTGGCGAAGCTGGACGTGGAATTGACCGTGGAGGAGCGGAACCTGCTCTCGGTTGGCTTTAAGAACGTGATCGGCGCTCGGAGGGCTTCCTGGAGGATTCTTTCATCGATCGAGCAGAAGGAGGAAGCTAAAGGGAACGATCAGAATGCGAAGCGGATCAAGGAGTAcaggcaaaaggtagaatcggagCTTTCCGGAATTTGCAGTGAAATTATGACTGTTATTGATGAGCATCTCATTCCATCTTCTTCGGCCGGTGAATCTACCGTTTTTTACTACAAAAT GAAAGGCGACTATTATCGGTATTTGGCGGAGTTTAAGTCTGGCAACGAGAAGAAAGAGGCTGCTGATCAGTCACTGAAAGCTTATCAG ACAGCTTCTACGACAGCAGAGGCTGATTTATCTCCCACACATCCCATTCGACTGGGTTTGGCCTTGAACTTCTCTGTTTTTTACTATGAAATTATGAACTCCCCTGAAAG GGCCTGCCACCTCGCAAAGCAAGCTTTTGATGAAGCTATCTCAGAGTTGGATACTCTGAATGAGGAGTCTTACAAGGATAGCACATTGATTATGCAACTTCTGAGGGACAACCTCACCTTGTGGACTACTGACATCCCAGGGGATGATG AAGAGAGCTGGAAGCTGGAAACCTCTGCTAGGGCTGGTGGGAATGAAAACGCAGAG TGA
- the LOC100249790 gene encoding olee1-like protein: MARSLQAVIFLAAALCFFSFQASVRAEPHFFVKGQVYCDTCRIQFITRVSEYVPGAKVRLECRDREGGSVTYSIDGETDETGSYRLPVEGEHEEEVCEVQLIKSSKPECSEISRGVFARRSARISLASNNGMASSDRLANPLGFLKQESLSECPEVLKELGILPTGLI, translated from the exons ATGGCAAGGTCTCTTCAGGCTGTTATCTTCTTGGCCGCTGccctttgctttttctccttccagGCCTCCGTCCGTGCCGAACCCCACTTCTTTGTTAAGGGCCAGGTCTACTGTGACACCTGTCGCATCCAGTTTATAACTAGAGTCAGCGAATACGTGCCTG GTGCCAAGGTGCGGCTGGAGTGCAGAGACCGTGAAGGTGGAAGCGTAACATACAGCATTGATGGCGAAACCGATGAGACCGGTTCATACAGGCTTCCGGTGGAAGGAGAGCATGAGGAGGAGGTGTGCGAGGTTCAGCTAATCAAGAGCAGCAAGCCCGAGTGCTCGGAGATTAGCCGCGGCGTGTTTGCGAGGAGGAGTGCAAGAATCAGCCTGGCTTCCAACAATGGCATGGCCTCTTCAGATCGTCTGGCTAATCCTCTTGGCTTCTTGAAGCAGGAATCTCTTTCCGAGTGCCCTGAAGTCCTCAAGGAGCTTGGCATCCTCCCCACAGGATTGATATAA
- the LOC100266871 gene encoding putative lipase C4A8.10 isoform X5 encodes MSTTQGNAASPRGFMHGKYEPDHLLVLVHGILASPSDWTYAEAELKKRLGRNFLIYVSSSNTYTKTFGGIDGAGKRLADEVTQVVQKTQSLKRISFLAHSLGGLFARYAIAVLYTPNTSSISQSDDLKNSKKENSQSSCSSRRGMIAGLEPINFITLATPHLGVRGKKQLPFLLGVPILEKIAAPIAPIFAGRTGSQLFLTDGKPNKPPLLLRMASNCEDGKFIAALGAFSCRILYANVSYDHMVGWRTSSIRRETELVKPPRRSLDGYKHVVDVEYCPPVLSDGPHFPPEAAKAKEAAQNAPSTQSTVEYHEILEEEMIHGLQQLGWKKVDVSFHSAFWPFFAHNNIHVKNEWLYNAGVGVVAHVAESLKQQESSTFIAANL; translated from the exons ATGAGTACCACTCAAGGGAATGCTGCATCACCCAGGGGCTTTATGCATGGGAAGTATGAACCTGATCATCTCCTTGTCCTTGTTCATGGCATCTTGGCTAG CCCAAGTGATTGGACATATGCAGAAGCAGAGTTGAAAAAGCGTCTGGGAAGAAACTTTTTAATTTATG TAAGTTCATCTAATACTTACACTAAAACCTTCGGTGGGATTGATGGAGCTGGAAAACGATTAGCGGATGAA GTTACGCAAGTTGTGCAAAAGACACAGAGCTTAAAAAGGATCTCCTTTTTAGCCCATTCCCTTGGTGGTTTGTTTGCAAGATATGCAATTGCTGTCCTGTATACACCAAACACTTCAAGCATTAGTCAATCTGATGATCTTAAGAATTCTAAGAAAGAAAATTCACAATCATCATGCTCTTCAAGACGAGGTATGATTGCTGGATTGGAGCCAATCAATTTTATTACCTTGGCAACTCCACATCTAGGGGTGAGAGGGAAAAAGCAG CTTCCATTTCTACTGGGGGTTCCCATCTTAGAAAAAATTGCTGCACCAATTGCTCCTATTTTTGCTGGTCGAACTGGAAGTCAGCTATTTCTCACTGATGGTAAACCCAACAAACCACCTCTTCTTCTGAGGATGGCATCCAACTGTGAAGATGGAAAATTTAT AGCTGCTCTGGGCGCATTTAGCTGTCGCATTCTTTATGCTAATGTCTCTTACGATC ATATGGTTGGATGGCGCACATCCTCTATTCGTAGGGAGACAGAACTTGTTAAG CCCCCTCGCCGTTCTTTGGATGGTTACAAGCATGTTGTAGATGTGGAGTATTGTCCACCAGTTTTGTCTGATGGTCCCCATTTTCCTCCAGAAGCAGCCAAAGCAAAGGAGGCAGCACAAAATGCTCCCAGCACACAAAGTACAGTAGAATatcatgaaattttggaag AGGAAATGATACATGGCTTACAACAGCTAGGATGGAAAAAAGTTGACGTCAGCTTTCATTCAGCATTCTGGCCCTTCTTCGCCCATAACAACATTCAT GTGAAAAATGAATGGCTCTACAATGCTGGTGTGGGAGTGGTTGCTCATGTTGCTGAAAGCCTGAAGCAACAAGAATCTTCTACATTCATTGCTGCTAACTTATAG
- the LOC100266871 gene encoding putative lipase C4A8.10 isoform X4 has translation MATASLIHARCCYSPRLRLKNGGHGHGHVGSSSHSSSSSSSSPPSSSDSCSSFNHRQGLTFSGINSTWKHKSLRAQAMSTTQGNAASPRGFMHGKYEPDHLLVLVHGILASPSDWTYAEAELKKRLGRNFLIYVSSSNTYTKTFGGIDGAGKRLADEVTQVVQKTQSLKRISFLAHSLGGLFARYAIAVLYTPNTSSISQSDDLKNSKKENSQSSCSSRRGMIAGLEPINFITLATPHLGVRGKKQLPFLLGVPILEKIAAPIAPIFAGRTGSQLFLTDGKPNKPPLLLRMASNCEDGKFIAALGAFSCRILYANVSYDHMVGWRTSSIRRETELVKPPRRSLDGYKHVVDVEYCPPVLSDGPHFPPEAAKAKEAAQNAPSTQSTVEYHEILEVCQQRK, from the exons atggCAACGGCGTCTCTTATTCACGCTCGTTGCTGTTACTCTCCGAGGCTTCGTCTAAAAAATGGAGGGCATGGACATGGACATGTAGGATCCTCctctcattcttcttcttcgtcATCCTCTTCGCCTCCTTCCTCTTCGGATTCTTGTTCCTCCTTTAATCATCGTCAGGGTTTGACCTTCTCTg GCATAAACAGTACTTGGAAGCATAAAAGCCTCAGAGCTCAAGCTATGAGTACCACTCAAGGGAATGCTGCATCACCCAGGGGCTTTATGCATGGGAAGTATGAACCTGATCATCTCCTTGTCCTTGTTCATGGCATCTTGGCTAG CCCAAGTGATTGGACATATGCAGAAGCAGAGTTGAAAAAGCGTCTGGGAAGAAACTTTTTAATTTATG TAAGTTCATCTAATACTTACACTAAAACCTTCGGTGGGATTGATGGAGCTGGAAAACGATTAGCGGATGAA GTTACGCAAGTTGTGCAAAAGACACAGAGCTTAAAAAGGATCTCCTTTTTAGCCCATTCCCTTGGTGGTTTGTTTGCAAGATATGCAATTGCTGTCCTGTATACACCAAACACTTCAAGCATTAGTCAATCTGATGATCTTAAGAATTCTAAGAAAGAAAATTCACAATCATCATGCTCTTCAAGACGAGGTATGATTGCTGGATTGGAGCCAATCAATTTTATTACCTTGGCAACTCCACATCTAGGGGTGAGAGGGAAAAAGCAG CTTCCATTTCTACTGGGGGTTCCCATCTTAGAAAAAATTGCTGCACCAATTGCTCCTATTTTTGCTGGTCGAACTGGAAGTCAGCTATTTCTCACTGATGGTAAACCCAACAAACCACCTCTTCTTCTGAGGATGGCATCCAACTGTGAAGATGGAAAATTTAT AGCTGCTCTGGGCGCATTTAGCTGTCGCATTCTTTATGCTAATGTCTCTTACGATC ATATGGTTGGATGGCGCACATCCTCTATTCGTAGGGAGACAGAACTTGTTAAG CCCCCTCGCCGTTCTTTGGATGGTTACAAGCATGTTGTAGATGTGGAGTATTGTCCACCAGTTTTGTCTGATGGTCCCCATTTTCCTCCAGAAGCAGCCAAAGCAAAGGAGGCAGCACAAAATGCTCCCAGCACACAAAGTACAGTAGAATatcatgaaattttggaag TTTGCCAACAGAGGAAATGA
- the LOC100244643 gene encoding 14-3-3-like protein B isoform X3, with the protein MASSKDRDTFVYVAKLAEQAERYDEMVDSMKKVAKLDVELTVEERNLLSVGFKNVIGARRASWRILSSIEQKEEAKGNDQNAKRIKEYRQKVESELSGICSEIMTVIDEHLIPSSSAGESTVFYYKMKGDYYRYLAEFKSGNEKKEAADQSLKAYQTASTTAEADLSPTHPIRLGLALNFSVFYYEIMNSPERACHLAKQAFDEAISELDTLNEESYKDSTLIMQLLRDNLTLWTTDIPGDDG; encoded by the exons ATGGCATCCTCCAAAGACCGCGACACCTTCGTCTACGTCGCCAAGCTCGCCGAGCAAGCCGAGCGCTATGACG aaaTGGTGGATTCCATGAAGAAAGTGGCGAAGCTGGACGTGGAATTGACCGTGGAGGAGCGGAACCTGCTCTCGGTTGGCTTTAAGAACGTGATCGGCGCTCGGAGGGCTTCCTGGAGGATTCTTTCATCGATCGAGCAGAAGGAGGAAGCTAAAGGGAACGATCAGAATGCGAAGCGGATCAAGGAGTAcaggcaaaaggtagaatcggagCTTTCCGGAATTTGCAGTGAAATTATGACTGTTATTGATGAGCATCTCATTCCATCTTCTTCGGCCGGTGAATCTACCGTTTTTTACTACAAAAT GAAAGGCGACTATTATCGGTATTTGGCGGAGTTTAAGTCTGGCAACGAGAAGAAAGAGGCTGCTGATCAGTCACTGAAAGCTTATCAG ACAGCTTCTACGACAGCAGAGGCTGATTTATCTCCCACACATCCCATTCGACTGGGTTTGGCCTTGAACTTCTCTGTTTTTTACTATGAAATTATGAACTCCCCTGAAAG GGCCTGCCACCTCGCAAAGCAAGCTTTTGATGAAGCTATCTCAGAGTTGGATACTCTGAATGAGGAGTCTTACAAGGATAGCACATTGATTATGCAACTTCTGAGGGACAACCTCACCTTGTGGACTACTGACATCCCAGGGGATGATG GTTAG
- the LOC100266871 gene encoding putative lipase C4A8.10 isoform X6, giving the protein MSTTQGNAASPRGFMHGNPSDWTYAEAELKKRLGRNFLIYVSSSNTYTKTFGGIDGAGKRLADEVTQVVQKTQSLKRISFLAHSLGGLFARYAIAVLYTPNTSSISQSDDLKNSKKENSQSSCSSRRGMIAGLEPINFITLATPHLGVRGKKQLPFLLGVPILEKIAAPIAPIFAGRTGSQLFLTDGKPNKPPLLLRMASNCEDGKFIAALGAFSCRILYANVSYDHMVGWRTSSIRRETELVKPPRRSLDGYKHVVDVEYCPPVLSDGPHFPPEAAKAKEAAQNAPSTQSTVEYHEILEEEMIHGLQQLGWKKVDVSFHSAFWPFFAHNNIHVKNEWLYNAGVGVVAHVAESLKQQESSTFIAANL; this is encoded by the exons ATGAGTACCACTCAAGGGAATGCTGCATCACCCAGGGGCTTTATGCATGGGAA CCCAAGTGATTGGACATATGCAGAAGCAGAGTTGAAAAAGCGTCTGGGAAGAAACTTTTTAATTTATG TAAGTTCATCTAATACTTACACTAAAACCTTCGGTGGGATTGATGGAGCTGGAAAACGATTAGCGGATGAA GTTACGCAAGTTGTGCAAAAGACACAGAGCTTAAAAAGGATCTCCTTTTTAGCCCATTCCCTTGGTGGTTTGTTTGCAAGATATGCAATTGCTGTCCTGTATACACCAAACACTTCAAGCATTAGTCAATCTGATGATCTTAAGAATTCTAAGAAAGAAAATTCACAATCATCATGCTCTTCAAGACGAGGTATGATTGCTGGATTGGAGCCAATCAATTTTATTACCTTGGCAACTCCACATCTAGGGGTGAGAGGGAAAAAGCAG CTTCCATTTCTACTGGGGGTTCCCATCTTAGAAAAAATTGCTGCACCAATTGCTCCTATTTTTGCTGGTCGAACTGGAAGTCAGCTATTTCTCACTGATGGTAAACCCAACAAACCACCTCTTCTTCTGAGGATGGCATCCAACTGTGAAGATGGAAAATTTAT AGCTGCTCTGGGCGCATTTAGCTGTCGCATTCTTTATGCTAATGTCTCTTACGATC ATATGGTTGGATGGCGCACATCCTCTATTCGTAGGGAGACAGAACTTGTTAAG CCCCCTCGCCGTTCTTTGGATGGTTACAAGCATGTTGTAGATGTGGAGTATTGTCCACCAGTTTTGTCTGATGGTCCCCATTTTCCTCCAGAAGCAGCCAAAGCAAAGGAGGCAGCACAAAATGCTCCCAGCACACAAAGTACAGTAGAATatcatgaaattttggaag AGGAAATGATACATGGCTTACAACAGCTAGGATGGAAAAAAGTTGACGTCAGCTTTCATTCAGCATTCTGGCCCTTCTTCGCCCATAACAACATTCAT GTGAAAAATGAATGGCTCTACAATGCTGGTGTGGGAGTGGTTGCTCATGTTGCTGAAAGCCTGAAGCAACAAGAATCTTCTACATTCATTGCTGCTAACTTATAG
- the LOC100266871 gene encoding putative lipase YDR444W isoform X1 → MATASLIHARCCYSPRLRLKNGGHGHGHVGSSSHSSSSSSSSPPSSSDSCSSFNHRQGLTFSGINSTWKHKSLRAQAMSTTQGNAASPRGFMHGKYEPDHLLVLVHGILASPSDWTYAEAELKKRLGRNFLIYVSSSNTYTKTFGGIDGAGKRLADEVTQVVQKTQSLKRISFLAHSLGGLFARYAIAVLYTPNTSSISQSDDLKNSKKENSQSSCSSRRGMIAGLEPINFITLATPHLGVRGKKQLPFLLGVPILEKIAAPIAPIFAGRTGSQLFLTDGKPNKPPLLLRMASNCEDGKFIAALGAFSCRILYANVSYDHMVGWRTSSIRRETELVKPPRRSLDGYKHVVDVEYCPPVLSDGPHFPPEAAKAKEAAQNAPSTQSTVEYHEILEEEMIHGLQQLGWKKVDVSFHSAFWPFFAHNNIHVKNEWLYNAGVGVVAHVAESLKQQESSTFIAANL, encoded by the exons atggCAACGGCGTCTCTTATTCACGCTCGTTGCTGTTACTCTCCGAGGCTTCGTCTAAAAAATGGAGGGCATGGACATGGACATGTAGGATCCTCctctcattcttcttcttcgtcATCCTCTTCGCCTCCTTCCTCTTCGGATTCTTGTTCCTCCTTTAATCATCGTCAGGGTTTGACCTTCTCTg GCATAAACAGTACTTGGAAGCATAAAAGCCTCAGAGCTCAAGCTATGAGTACCACTCAAGGGAATGCTGCATCACCCAGGGGCTTTATGCATGGGAAGTATGAACCTGATCATCTCCTTGTCCTTGTTCATGGCATCTTGGCTAG CCCAAGTGATTGGACATATGCAGAAGCAGAGTTGAAAAAGCGTCTGGGAAGAAACTTTTTAATTTATG TAAGTTCATCTAATACTTACACTAAAACCTTCGGTGGGATTGATGGAGCTGGAAAACGATTAGCGGATGAA GTTACGCAAGTTGTGCAAAAGACACAGAGCTTAAAAAGGATCTCCTTTTTAGCCCATTCCCTTGGTGGTTTGTTTGCAAGATATGCAATTGCTGTCCTGTATACACCAAACACTTCAAGCATTAGTCAATCTGATGATCTTAAGAATTCTAAGAAAGAAAATTCACAATCATCATGCTCTTCAAGACGAGGTATGATTGCTGGATTGGAGCCAATCAATTTTATTACCTTGGCAACTCCACATCTAGGGGTGAGAGGGAAAAAGCAG CTTCCATTTCTACTGGGGGTTCCCATCTTAGAAAAAATTGCTGCACCAATTGCTCCTATTTTTGCTGGTCGAACTGGAAGTCAGCTATTTCTCACTGATGGTAAACCCAACAAACCACCTCTTCTTCTGAGGATGGCATCCAACTGTGAAGATGGAAAATTTAT AGCTGCTCTGGGCGCATTTAGCTGTCGCATTCTTTATGCTAATGTCTCTTACGATC ATATGGTTGGATGGCGCACATCCTCTATTCGTAGGGAGACAGAACTTGTTAAG CCCCCTCGCCGTTCTTTGGATGGTTACAAGCATGTTGTAGATGTGGAGTATTGTCCACCAGTTTTGTCTGATGGTCCCCATTTTCCTCCAGAAGCAGCCAAAGCAAAGGAGGCAGCACAAAATGCTCCCAGCACACAAAGTACAGTAGAATatcatgaaattttggaag AGGAAATGATACATGGCTTACAACAGCTAGGATGGAAAAAAGTTGACGTCAGCTTTCATTCAGCATTCTGGCCCTTCTTCGCCCATAACAACATTCAT GTGAAAAATGAATGGCTCTACAATGCTGGTGTGGGAGTGGTTGCTCATGTTGCTGAAAGCCTGAAGCAACAAGAATCTTCTACATTCATTGCTGCTAACTTATAG
- the LOC100266871 gene encoding uncharacterized protein LOC100266871 isoform X2 yields the protein MATASLIHARCCYSPRLRLKNGGHGHGHVGSSSHSSSSSSSSPPSSSDSCSSFNHRQGLTFSGINSTWKHKSLRAQAMSTTQGNAASPRGFMHGNPSDWTYAEAELKKRLGRNFLIYVSSSNTYTKTFGGIDGAGKRLADEVTQVVQKTQSLKRISFLAHSLGGLFARYAIAVLYTPNTSSISQSDDLKNSKKENSQSSCSSRRGMIAGLEPINFITLATPHLGVRGKKQLPFLLGVPILEKIAAPIAPIFAGRTGSQLFLTDGKPNKPPLLLRMASNCEDGKFIAALGAFSCRILYANVSYDHMVGWRTSSIRRETELVKPPRRSLDGYKHVVDVEYCPPVLSDGPHFPPEAAKAKEAAQNAPSTQSTVEYHEILEEEMIHGLQQLGWKKVDVSFHSAFWPFFAHNNIHVKNEWLYNAGVGVVAHVAESLKQQESSTFIAANL from the exons atggCAACGGCGTCTCTTATTCACGCTCGTTGCTGTTACTCTCCGAGGCTTCGTCTAAAAAATGGAGGGCATGGACATGGACATGTAGGATCCTCctctcattcttcttcttcgtcATCCTCTTCGCCTCCTTCCTCTTCGGATTCTTGTTCCTCCTTTAATCATCGTCAGGGTTTGACCTTCTCTg GCATAAACAGTACTTGGAAGCATAAAAGCCTCAGAGCTCAAGCTATGAGTACCACTCAAGGGAATGCTGCATCACCCAGGGGCTTTATGCATGGGAA CCCAAGTGATTGGACATATGCAGAAGCAGAGTTGAAAAAGCGTCTGGGAAGAAACTTTTTAATTTATG TAAGTTCATCTAATACTTACACTAAAACCTTCGGTGGGATTGATGGAGCTGGAAAACGATTAGCGGATGAA GTTACGCAAGTTGTGCAAAAGACACAGAGCTTAAAAAGGATCTCCTTTTTAGCCCATTCCCTTGGTGGTTTGTTTGCAAGATATGCAATTGCTGTCCTGTATACACCAAACACTTCAAGCATTAGTCAATCTGATGATCTTAAGAATTCTAAGAAAGAAAATTCACAATCATCATGCTCTTCAAGACGAGGTATGATTGCTGGATTGGAGCCAATCAATTTTATTACCTTGGCAACTCCACATCTAGGGGTGAGAGGGAAAAAGCAG CTTCCATTTCTACTGGGGGTTCCCATCTTAGAAAAAATTGCTGCACCAATTGCTCCTATTTTTGCTGGTCGAACTGGAAGTCAGCTATTTCTCACTGATGGTAAACCCAACAAACCACCTCTTCTTCTGAGGATGGCATCCAACTGTGAAGATGGAAAATTTAT AGCTGCTCTGGGCGCATTTAGCTGTCGCATTCTTTATGCTAATGTCTCTTACGATC ATATGGTTGGATGGCGCACATCCTCTATTCGTAGGGAGACAGAACTTGTTAAG CCCCCTCGCCGTTCTTTGGATGGTTACAAGCATGTTGTAGATGTGGAGTATTGTCCACCAGTTTTGTCTGATGGTCCCCATTTTCCTCCAGAAGCAGCCAAAGCAAAGGAGGCAGCACAAAATGCTCCCAGCACACAAAGTACAGTAGAATatcatgaaattttggaag AGGAAATGATACATGGCTTACAACAGCTAGGATGGAAAAAAGTTGACGTCAGCTTTCATTCAGCATTCTGGCCCTTCTTCGCCCATAACAACATTCAT GTGAAAAATGAATGGCTCTACAATGCTGGTGTGGGAGTGGTTGCTCATGTTGCTGAAAGCCTGAAGCAACAAGAATCTTCTACATTCATTGCTGCTAACTTATAG
- the LOC100244643 gene encoding 14-3-3-like protein D isoform X1 codes for MASSKDRDTFVYVAKLAEQAERYDEMVDSMKKVAKLDVELTVEERNLLSVGFKNVIGARRASWRILSSIEQKEEAKGNDQNAKRIKEYRQKVESELSGICSEIMTVIDEHLIPSSSAGESTVFYYKMKGDYYRYLAEFKSGNEKKEAADQSLKAYQTASTTAEADLSPTHPIRLGLALNFSVFYYEIMNSPERACHLAKQAFDEAISELDTLNEESYKDSTLIMQLLRDNLTLWTTDIPGDDAEESWKLETSARAGGNENAE; via the exons ATGGCATCCTCCAAAGACCGCGACACCTTCGTCTACGTCGCCAAGCTCGCCGAGCAAGCCGAGCGCTATGACG aaaTGGTGGATTCCATGAAGAAAGTGGCGAAGCTGGACGTGGAATTGACCGTGGAGGAGCGGAACCTGCTCTCGGTTGGCTTTAAGAACGTGATCGGCGCTCGGAGGGCTTCCTGGAGGATTCTTTCATCGATCGAGCAGAAGGAGGAAGCTAAAGGGAACGATCAGAATGCGAAGCGGATCAAGGAGTAcaggcaaaaggtagaatcggagCTTTCCGGAATTTGCAGTGAAATTATGACTGTTATTGATGAGCATCTCATTCCATCTTCTTCGGCCGGTGAATCTACCGTTTTTTACTACAAAAT GAAAGGCGACTATTATCGGTATTTGGCGGAGTTTAAGTCTGGCAACGAGAAGAAAGAGGCTGCTGATCAGTCACTGAAAGCTTATCAG ACAGCTTCTACGACAGCAGAGGCTGATTTATCTCCCACACATCCCATTCGACTGGGTTTGGCCTTGAACTTCTCTGTTTTTTACTATGAAATTATGAACTCCCCTGAAAG GGCCTGCCACCTCGCAAAGCAAGCTTTTGATGAAGCTATCTCAGAGTTGGATACTCTGAATGAGGAGTCTTACAAGGATAGCACATTGATTATGCAACTTCTGAGGGACAACCTCACCTTGTGGACTACTGACATCCCAGGGGATGATG cagAAGAGAGCTGGAAGCTGGAAACCTCTGCTAGGGCTGGTGGGAATGAAAACGCAGAG TGA